The segment AGGCTGCGGGTGCGGATGCCGCCGGGGTAGCCGGTGTGGCGGTGGTACAGCTTGTCGGAGCCCTTGCGGGGCGAGATCGCCAGCTTCGACGCGTTCACGACGATCACGAAGTCGCCGCTGTCCATGTGCGGCGTGAACGTCGGCTTGTGCTTGCCGCGGAGCAGCGTCGCGAGCTCGGTGGCCAACCGGCCGAGCACCGCGCCGTCGGCGTCGATGACGTGCCACTTGCGGTCGATCTCGCTGCGTTTGGGCGTGTACGTGGGCACAGAAGTTCCTGCTGGTCGATCCGGAGAGGGGCCGGCGCCGTGGAGCACAGAGGGCGCCGAGCGCGACGGATGAGTCTAGGTGAGCGTGCCGCGCCCCGGCAATCGGGGCCGGTGTCCACGATCGGCTCCGGCTGCGCCGCCCCCGTTGACCTCGTGTCTCGCAGCGCTTCGGCCCGGCTGCACCTGCGAGTCCACCGGACCTACCCTCGGCGGCATGAACCCTGCCACCGATCTTCGGGTGCCCGTGCCGCACGAGATCGCCGACGAG is part of the Acidimicrobiia bacterium genome and harbors:
- the rplM gene encoding 50S ribosomal protein L13, with translation MPTYTPKRSEIDRKWHVIDADGAVLGRLATELATLLRGKHKPTFTPHMDSGDFVIVVNASKLAISPRKGSDKLYHRHTGYPGGIRTRSLDQMMAQRPEEVVRLAVKRMLPKGPLGRKMLKKLKIHAGPTHPHAAQQPTARALPARAIARPSS